The Pelobates fuscus isolate aPelFus1 chromosome 2, aPelFus1.pri, whole genome shotgun sequence genome has a segment encoding these proteins:
- the PTMA gene encoding prothymosin alpha yields MSDTAVDASVEKTTKDLKTKDKEILEETENGKEKPANGNAENEENGEQEGDNEEDEEVDEEDEEDEVEGDDDEGDEDDEVEGPTGKRVAEDDEDDDDVETKKQKTDEDD; encoded by the exons aTGTCAGACACAGCTGTGGACGCAAGTGTGGAGAAGACCACCAAG GACTTGAAAACAAAAGATAAGGAAATCTTAGAAGAAACAGAAAATGGAAAGGAGAAGCCAGCCAATGGGAACGCA gaaaatgaAGAGAATGGAGAACAAGAGGGTGACAATGAGGAAGATGAAGAAGTTGATGAAGAAGATGAGGAGGATGAAGTAGAAG GGGATGATGATGAGGGTGATGAAGATGATGAAGTAGAAGGACCCACAGGAAAAAGAGTGGCAGAAGATGATGAG GATGATGACGACGTTGAAACAAAGAAGCAGAAAACAGATGAAGATGACTAG